The segment TGCGGGACAGGCTGCCAACTCCTGTTTACGGTTGATCAGGCTGCCAACAAGATTCTTGATGTGCATCCGGTCTGGGGCAGAACCAACGAGGGGACCGCCTGTTTGAAGGGCTGGTACGGATGGGATTATCTGAATGATCCCCAGATCCTGACCAAGCGCCTGCGGGAACCGATGATTCGCAAAAACGGCAGGAAATCTCCCCTGGAAGTGGTCAGCTGGGATGAGGCTATCAAATTTGTGGCGGATAATTTCAAGCGGATCAAAGAAAAGTGGGGGCCCGATTCATTTTTAGGCGCCGCTTCGGCTCGCGGACCGGGAAATGAAGCGGGCTACATTACTCAGAAATTCACCCGGGCGGTTATGGGGACGAATAATATTGATCACTGCGCCCGTATCTGCCACGCCGCTTCTGTTGCGGGTTCACGGCAGACCATAGGGGAGGGCGCCATGTCCCTGTCCATTCCGGAGATTGAGGACGCCGAGGTGATCTTCAACATCGGTTATAATGCTGCGGCTTCCCACCCCATCGTAGCCCGGCGCATTGTTAAGGCTAAGGAGAAGGGCGCCTTCATCATCTGCGCCGATCCCCGGATCACAGAGACCGCCCGTATCTCGGATCTGCATTTGCAGTTAAAGGGCGGATCAAATGTGGCCCTGGTGAATTCCCTGGCAAATGTTATCATCAGCGAAGATTTAATTGATCATGAATTTGTAAAGGCCCATACCAAGGGCTTTGACGAGTTCTGGGAAGTCGTCAAGGAATACACCCCCGAATACGCCGCAACAATCACCGGCCTTTCTGCGGAGGATATACGCTTTACCGCCCGGAAGTACGCAAGCTCCAAGCACTCGGTTATCCTTTGGGGCATGGGTATCACCCAGTTCTCCCAGGGGGTTGAAACGGTTAAATGCTGCTGCAGCCTTGCCATGCTCACCGGAAATTTTGGCCGGCCCAGCTGCGGTACCGGCCCTGTCCGGGGGCAGAACAATGTGCAGGGTACCTGCGACATGGGGGACCTTCCGGATGTCTATCCGGGTTATCAAAGCGTCACCGACCCGGAAATACAGGCAAAGTTCGAAAAAGCCTGGGGGGTAAAACTTTCCAATAAAGCAGGCATTCAGCTTACCCGGGTTCCGGAATTTGTTATCCACGAAAAAGACCCCGCAAAGCGGATCCACGCCTACTATATTACCGGTGAGGATCCGGCCCAGTCGGACCCTGATCTGGAAGAAATCCGGGAGACCCTGGACCAGGTCGACTTTGTGGTGGTTCAGGATATTTTCTGGAACAAGACCGCCGAACACGCGGACGCCATCCTGCCGGCCACCGCCTGGGGCGAGCATGACGGTTGTTACACCAGTTCCGACCGGGGCTTCCAGCGTATCCGCAAAGTGCTGGAAGGCCAGGGCAATATCTTGCCGGATTGGGAAATTACCTGCCGTATCGCTACGGCCATGGGCTACCCCATGCACTACAACAATACTGAAGAAATCTGGAACGAGATGATCGATCTCTGTCCCAAGTTTACCGGCGCAACCTATGAAAAAATGGAGCGCCAGGGCAGCGTTCAATGGCCCTGCTGGGATAAGGGACCCGGGGACAAGGGGACCATGTTCCTCCACAAGGATGGCCGCTTTGCCACCCCGGATGGTATCGGCATACTAAAGACCTCTCCCTATCATCCGCCCACAGAGGTGGAGAACAAGGAATTCCCCCTTGCCCTGTGTACGGTCCGTGAGGTGGGGCACTATTCGGTGCGCACCATGACGGGGAATTGCCGTATGCTGCGCAACTTGGAGGATGAGCCCGGCTGGGTCGAAATGTCACCGGAGGATTGCGCCGAGCTGGGTCTCCGTGAAGGGGAGATCGTAAAGGTCCTTTCCAAGCGGGGCAGTGTCTACACCCGCTGCAAGCCCACCGAGCGGGTAAAGCCGGGGGCGGTGTACATGACCTACCAGTGGTGGATAGGGGCGTGTAATGAACTGACCATTTCTTCCCTCGATCCTTCCAGTCGTACGCCGGAGTATAAATACTGCGCCGCCCGGGTAGAAAAGATCAAGGACCAGGCCTGGGCAAAACAAGAGGTTGCCCATATCTATGAGGATATCCGGTCACGGATGCACATTGTAAAAGAGGAGGTTTTAGCATGAACTCTTTTATAAAAGCAAACCCGATCCGCTGTATAGGATGCAGAACCTGTTTGATAAGCTGCGTGGTTGCCCATGAGGGTAAACGGATATTCGAAATCGATCCCGACGGCTATAACTTTAATCCTCGGCTTTTTATGGTTAAGACCGCCCGAGTCAGCGCCCCGGTCCATTGCCGGCACTGCGAAAATCCCGCCTGTAAGGCATCCTGTACTTCGGGGGCCATCTTCGTGAAGGACAATGTGGTGCTTGTGGACACAAAGAAGTGCATAGGCTGCAAGAATTGTGTCATAGCCTGTCCCTTCGGCGCGGTGGAAATCGTGGAAACCGCAGAGGTCCAGAACGACGGGTCCCCCAGGAAGATCGCCAATAAGTGCGATCTCTGCGTTGGGGTTGCGGATAGCCCCTCCTGTGTGAAGGTCTGTCCCACCGAAGCCCTGGCCCTGGTTACCGATGGTGACTTGAGCCAAAGCGTGGCGGATAAACGCAGAAATGCTGCGGCCGCTGCGGCGGTTTAAGACCGGATTTGTGGGTCGGGGGTACATGAACATTTACAGCCACGGTGAACGGATTACCGAAGCAGAGGCGGAAACCTTATGAGGGGCGCGGAAAAAACCGGGCCGATACTGGTACGGTGTGCGGACTGTGTCAGGGTTTCCTGTGTCCTTAATTGCGATAGTAATGCAATCGTCTGTGTCTGTGGAGATTTGTTGATAGAGCTTGATAAATGTGCTGTATGCGGGCAGTACACGGGCAACAGTATTCCTGACTGTGTTGTTTCCTGCGGATATTCCCGGGAGAAAACGGTTCTGGAAATCCTGGACGCCGGAATGAAACAGATCAGGGCGGCTGATGCCCTGTCTTTGCTGAAACTGTAAGAGAGGAGTTTTCTATGAGTGGAGAGGGAGCGTATTTTGTACTGGCCGACCCGGAAAAGTGTACCGGGTGCAGAGCCTGCGAGGTGGCCTGTTTTGCGGCCCACCGGCAGGGTGTCCTGAAAACGGTTGGGACGGTTACCACACCGCTGATTCCCAATTTATACCTAACCCGGACTGGAACTATTACGATGCCCATACAGTGTCACCACTGTGAGAATGCACCCTGCCTCCAGTCCTGCCTGACCGGCGCCCTGGAACGGAAAAACGGGTCCGTGGTGGTGAACGGTAATAAATGTATCGGCTGCCGGAACTGCGCCTTGGCCTGTCCCTTTGGGGCCATCCAGATTGCGGGGGCGGAGATCCTGCCGGAACTGGCCGGCGCAGCATCGGTGTTCAAGTGCGACCTCTGCCCGGATCGGGAGGGCGGCCCTGCCTGTGTGGCCACCTGCCCCAACGAAGCGCTGCGGGTGGTTGACACCGAAGAAGAACTGCGGGAAAAGCGGATCAGGTCAAGTGAAGCGGCGGAAGCCATTCAGGTCAGCGGCAAGGGGGTGCAGTAATCATGGCGGTAATTCAGATAGATAAGGATATTTGTACGGGGTGTCAGGAATGTACCAAGGTTTGTCCGGTCTATGCCATTGAGGGAAACCCCGGTGAAGCCCAGACTGTGGTAGCTGAGCGCTGCGTCATGTGCGGCCAATGTGTGCAGAAATGCAAGTCCTATGTTTCCCTGATCGATCACGGCCCGGAAATGTACAATAAAAAGCGGGAGGAGCGGATGCTGCCGGAAACGGTGCGGGAGCCCCTTTTTGCAGCCCATAACGTGAGCCACCTGGCGGAACTTATCAAGGTCCTGGATGATCCATCCCTATTCACGATTGTGCAGGCCGCTCCGGCGGTGCGTGTGGGCATTGCGGAAGACTTCGGGCTGCCCCTGGGCTCCCTAGCCTCGGGCAAGATGGCCGCTGGCCTGCGGCGGCTCGGGTTCAAAAAAGTCTACGACACGAATTTTTCTGCGGACCTTACCATTATGGAAGAGGGCACAGAGCTGGTAAAGCGGGTTACCGAAAAAGGCGTCCTGCCCATGTTTACCTCCTGCTGCCCCGGCTGGGTCAGATATATGGAGAACACCCATCCTGAACTTACCAAACACCTTTCCTCCTGCAAGAGTCCTCAGCAGATGGCCGGGGCGGTGTTTAAAACCTACGGGGCAAAGCTCGACGCAGTGGAGGGCGCCAAGGTTTATAACGTGTCGGTCATGCCCTGTACCTGCAAGACCTTTGAGGCCGCCCGGGAGGAGATGAACTCCTCCGGTTGGCAGGATATCGATGTGGTGATCACCACCCGGGAACTGGGTTACCTTCTTAAGTACAAGGGCATAGATCTGGCCACCATGCCCGATGAGGAATTTGATATGCCCCTGGGTGAGTATACCGGGGCCGGCGCCATCTTCGGCGTAACCGGCGGGGTTATGGAGGCGGCCATCAGGACCGGCTATACCCTGATCACCGGCAAGGAATTGAAGGATGTGGACATCAATGCTGTGCGGGGAAACGAAGGGTTTCGGCGTGCGGAGATCAAAGCCGGGGATCTTACCCTCAAGGTGGGGGTGGTTACTAACCTCAAGAACATAGACCCGGTGATAGAACAGCTCCAAGCGGGAACCCTGGACGCCCACTTTGTGGAAGTCATGACCTGCCCCGAAGGTTGCATCTCCGGCGGAGGCCAGCCGAAACTTCTGTCGGATACTGATACGGCGGAGGCATACCAGAGCCGGCGCAAGGCAACCTATGACCATGACAAGGCCCTGCCGAAGCGGAAATCCCACGAGAGCGGGGCTATAAAAAAGATCTACGCCGAATTCCTGGAGAAGCCCAACGGACACAAATCCCACGAGCTTCTGCACACGAGCTATAAGAGTGAATGAGGATTCCCCGCCCCTGACCGGCAGCGCCCTGATTTTGGCCGGGGGCCGGGGAACCAGGATCGGTTATGACAAAAAGAAGCTGGAACTGGCCGGGGAGCGGGTGCTGTCCAGCCTTGCGGAACGGCTGGGGAAACTGTTCAATGAGGTACTCATCTCCTCCAATAACCCTACGGGGTTGATGGATCTCATTACCCTCCCCGACAGCATTGGTGAGGGGCCTATGGCGGGCATCTATCAGGGCTTGCTGCGTTGTACCAGCGAGTACCTCTACGTGGTTGCCTGCGATATGCCCTTTATCAATGTTGACTACATCGCCTATATGCGGGAACTCCTTGTCCGGGAAGGGCCGGATGTGTGTATTGCCCGCCACGAAAACGGCGACCTGGAACTTTTTAATTCCTTTTACAAAAAAAGCTGCGCTGCACCCATGGGGGAAGCCCTGTCCCGGAGTATATACAAGATACGCCTGGCTTTCGATACTCTGAAAGTAACCATGATCGATGATGGAACGATACAAAAATTTGATAATGGGGAAATGTTTTTCAACATCAACTATAAGGAAGACCTGGAGCAGGCGGAACGCAGGACCGGGGGGACACTTTGACCGCCGCAAGGTGCAGCGGATTTTCCCGCGCAGTATTCCTATTAGAACCCCCCGATACAAGCGGCCCCGATGGCGCCTGCGTAGATTCCCTGGGGTAAAAATTGCACCTCAACCTTGAGTACCTGTGAAAGCGCCTTACGGATACCGGAACTTTCCGCAAGCCCACCGGTTAATACCACCGGGGGGCGGAGGCCGACCCTGGCAGAAAGGCTGCTTATCTTTACTGCCATGGACAGCGCCACCCCTCCTACAATTTCCTCCCGGCTATAACCCTTTGCCAGGAGTCCGATGATCTCCGATTCAGCAAATACCGCACAGGTGCTGTT is part of the Treponema primitia ZAS-1 genome and harbors:
- the fdhF gene encoding formate dehydrogenase subunit alpha, which codes for MAKNSVKEIQTTCCYCGTGCQLLFTVDQAANKILDVHPVWGRTNEGTACLKGWYGWDYLNDPQILTKRLREPMIRKNGRKSPLEVVSWDEAIKFVADNFKRIKEKWGPDSFLGAASARGPGNEAGYITQKFTRAVMGTNNIDHCARICHAASVAGSRQTIGEGAMSLSIPEIEDAEVIFNIGYNAAASHPIVARRIVKAKEKGAFIICADPRITETARISDLHLQLKGGSNVALVNSLANVIISEDLIDHEFVKAHTKGFDEFWEVVKEYTPEYAATITGLSAEDIRFTARKYASSKHSVILWGMGITQFSQGVETVKCCCSLAMLTGNFGRPSCGTGPVRGQNNVQGTCDMGDLPDVYPGYQSVTDPEIQAKFEKAWGVKLSNKAGIQLTRVPEFVIHEKDPAKRIHAYYITGEDPAQSDPDLEEIRETLDQVDFVVVQDIFWNKTAEHADAILPATAWGEHDGCYTSSDRGFQRIRKVLEGQGNILPDWEITCRIATAMGYPMHYNNTEEIWNEMIDLCPKFTGATYEKMERQGSVQWPCWDKGPGDKGTMFLHKDGRFATPDGIGILKTSPYHPPTEVENKEFPLALCTVREVGHYSVRTMTGNCRMLRNLEDEPGWVEMSPEDCAELGLREGEIVKVLSKRGSVYTRCKPTERVKPGAVYMTYQWWIGACNELTISSLDPSSRTPEYKYCAARVEKIKDQAWAKQEVAHIYEDIRSRMHIVKEEVLA
- a CDS encoding 4Fe-4S dicluster domain-containing protein, giving the protein MNSFIKANPIRCIGCRTCLISCVVAHEGKRIFEIDPDGYNFNPRLFMVKTARVSAPVHCRHCENPACKASCTSGAIFVKDNVVLVDTKKCIGCKNCVIACPFGAVEIVETAEVQNDGSPRKIANKCDLCVGVADSPSCVKVCPTEALALVTDGDLSQSVADKRRNAAAAAAV
- a CDS encoding 4Fe-4S dicluster domain-containing protein; this encodes MSGEGAYFVLADPEKCTGCRACEVACFAAHRQGVLKTVGTVTTPLIPNLYLTRTGTITMPIQCHHCENAPCLQSCLTGALERKNGSVVVNGNKCIGCRNCALACPFGAIQIAGAEILPELAGAASVFKCDLCPDREGGPACVATCPNEALRVVDTEEELREKRIRSSEAAEAIQVSGKGVQ
- a CDS encoding [FeFe] hydrogenase, group A, with the translated sequence MAVIQIDKDICTGCQECTKVCPVYAIEGNPGEAQTVVAERCVMCGQCVQKCKSYVSLIDHGPEMYNKKREERMLPETVREPLFAAHNVSHLAELIKVLDDPSLFTIVQAAPAVRVGIAEDFGLPLGSLASGKMAAGLRRLGFKKVYDTNFSADLTIMEEGTELVKRVTEKGVLPMFTSCCPGWVRYMENTHPELTKHLSSCKSPQQMAGAVFKTYGAKLDAVEGAKVYNVSVMPCTCKTFEAAREEMNSSGWQDIDVVITTRELGYLLKYKGIDLATMPDEEFDMPLGEYTGAGAIFGVTGGVMEAAIRTGYTLITGKELKDVDINAVRGNEGFRRAEIKAGDLTLKVGVVTNLKNIDPVIEQLQAGTLDAHFVEVMTCPEGCISGGGQPKLLSDTDTAEAYQSRRKATYDHDKALPKRKSHESGAIKKIYAEFLEKPNGHKSHELLHTSYKSE
- the mobA gene encoding molybdenum cofactor guanylyltransferase → MNEDSPPLTGSALILAGGRGTRIGYDKKKLELAGERVLSSLAERLGKLFNEVLISSNNPTGLMDLITLPDSIGEGPMAGIYQGLLRCTSEYLYVVACDMPFINVDYIAYMRELLVREGPDVCIARHENGDLELFNSFYKKSCAAPMGEALSRSIYKIRLAFDTLKVTMIDDGTIQKFDNGEMFFNINYKEDLEQAERRTGGTL